A region from the Pseudomonas cucumis genome encodes:
- a CDS encoding TetR/AcrR family transcriptional regulator: MTFEVPAHGGKPASRIRQKNEETIIKAAEDEFARHGFKGTSMNTIAQNAGLPKANLHYYFTNKLGLYVAVLSNILELWDSTFNTLTVEDDPAEALTRYIRAKMEFSRRRPQASRLFAMEVISGGECLSEHFNQDYRTWFQGRAAVFQAWIDAGKMDPVDPVHLIFLLWGSTQHYADFATQICRVTGRTKLTKQDMEDAGNNLIRIILKGCGLTPAI; the protein is encoded by the coding sequence GCCCGCCAGCCGCATTCGTCAGAAGAACGAAGAGACCATCATCAAAGCCGCCGAAGACGAGTTCGCCCGTCACGGGTTCAAAGGCACCAGCATGAACACCATCGCGCAGAATGCCGGATTGCCCAAAGCGAATCTGCATTACTACTTCACCAACAAACTTGGTTTGTACGTGGCTGTGCTGAGCAACATTCTTGAATTGTGGGACAGCACTTTCAATACCCTGACCGTCGAGGATGATCCGGCGGAGGCGCTCACCCGATACATCCGCGCAAAAATGGAGTTTTCCCGGCGCCGGCCCCAGGCTTCGCGGCTCTTCGCCATGGAGGTCATCAGCGGCGGCGAATGCCTGAGCGAGCATTTCAATCAGGACTACCGCACCTGGTTTCAGGGCCGGGCCGCAGTGTTTCAAGCGTGGATCGACGCCGGCAAAATGGACCCGGTCGACCCGGTACACCTGATCTTCCTGCTGTGGGGCAGCACCCAGCATTACGCCGATTTTGCCACGCAGATTTGCCGTGTCACCGGGCGCACCAAACTGACCAAGCAAGACATGGAAGACGCCGGCAACAACCTGATCCGCATCATTCTCAAAGGCTGCGGCCTGACGCCTGCCATCTAA